The following proteins are encoded in a genomic region of Triticum dicoccoides isolate Atlit2015 ecotype Zavitan chromosome 1B, WEW_v2.0, whole genome shotgun sequence:
- the LOC119318506 gene encoding uncharacterized protein LOC119318506: MLRGGAGSRGGGAAPAAAAKPPRCPHPRPASRRARGTTAAPEPKGVAVSVLEDPVVSSVEESSFTFEFKRGSKRARKGMPRAEVHRGKENWGVGVTNKQNMAAAKSHLTKEGPEEVEFTHCAPSIVARLMGLETVPRSKKVLDRCQSDIQSNPRLKLSGRVDEVARVSCEDRPCRSSGDELPELKDVFEVTEMENMAMRKASQSCDERPRPRSNDADLEFVRQKFLDAKRLSTDEGHRNSKEFGEALEILYSKKDVFLEILQESSIALSGFPGHTLGYSGLQCSPHASNGAGAQSFGQDNLCRMEVDSESEGPLSGVHFEETSDVSLEHSAPKGSRRSWRPSQIVVLKPDPQRRSSTPVIESQETSQFGQWTGARWLKPPRHSTHKQDSIHSMAHGSLQVTEPEGDTPEQKLRIQTSRRGSRKKPSENERYLGVGCQREKAASTSHDETSSISSSTHSAGSSVSRKARKHLSERWQMACQSKAENPVPTDTRTLGEMLELTARDATKVTTQKRLSDSNTNSSNAQEMPASPLGISSKDGWKTGIYRGDNPRSGISRNFPRSKSLPTSSTTVAKLPGRRRSAPNLPILKDILNTPTDDTGNGLLRKRLPIRKAKQNGRVIVHVGKENMLPEKEIYVTSERTRHSICTSDLPRTSNIYDEHPGDVICNEDHTAIDLAIPHDDVRNSKGQAGWTEQKLATPLPEPEEDTVIHNHDNITLKEVKSQLMESDIAEIDHQTVKSAYSVSAESCECSSPTASSQQSSGEEATYSGIFKSVNDGIQGLRAQLKMLKMGDQVDTRRDDSDAYSSDECDDTNISDYQVKEEQLPIFKDEEDRDCTYVQEMLGTACGFPVYPEQWQFSSDVFVWLENKYSKLLLWSKSDRKLLFDLVNSILADMTAPGSSLCSKIMMNSWPQMDRIKLAENVWQTAVFMRRNHQPFDLDSVEPLPLDHHPELEMSGADIAEMIHDDVLEELVAELVSHID; encoded by the exons ATGCTGCGCGGCGGCGCCGGATcacgaggaggaggagctgctccggcggcggcggcgaagcccCCTCGCTGCCCTCACCCCCGCCCCGCGTCGCGCCGAG CGCGAGGGACGACCGCCGCTCCGGAGCCGAAGGGCGTCGCCGTctcggtgctggaggatccggtggTGTCTTCCGTCGAGGAATCCTCT TTCACATTTGAGTTCAAGAGAGGGTCCAAGAGGGCGAGGAAGGGGATGCCGAGGGCAGAAGTGCATAGAGGCAAAGAGAACTGGGGAGTG GGAGTCACTAACAAACAGAACATGGCTGCTGCAAAGTCACACTTGACGAAAGAGGGGCCAGAGGAGGTGGAGTTCACTCACTGCGCGCCCAGTATCGTGGCGAGGCTGATGGGTCTCGAGACCGTGCCGAGGTCCAAGAAGGTTCTTGACCGGTGCCAGAGTGACATCCAGAGTAATCCACGGCTGAAGTTGTCCGGACGTGTTGACGAAGTGGCCCGGGTTTCATGCGAGGATCGGCCATGCCGGAGCAGTGGCGATGAGCTGCCAGAACTGAAGGATGTTTTCGAGGTGACTGAGATGGAGAACATGGCAATGCGCAAGGCGTCGCAGTCATGCGACGAGAGGCCACGCCCAAGAAGCAACGATGCTGATCTTGAGTTTGTGAGGCAAAAGTTCTTGGATGCAAAGCGCCTTTCCACCGACGAAGGCCACAGGAATTCTAAGGAGTTTGGTGAGGCACTTGAGATACTGTACTCCAAAAAGGATGTTTTCCTTGAAATCCTTCAGGAGAGCAGTATTGCCTTGTCAGGATTCCCAGGGCACACCCTTGGTTACAGTGGTTTGCAGTGCTCCCCCCATGCGAGTAATGGTGCCGGTGCGCAATCGTTTGGGCAGGACAACCTTTGCAGAATGGAAGTTGACAGTGAGTCCGAGGGTCCTCTTTCTGGTGTGCATTTCGAAGAAACTTCAGATGTGTCATTGGAGCATTCGGCACCAAAAGGGAGCAGGCGTTCATGGAGGCCCTCGCAAATTGTTGTTCTGAAACCAGACCCTCAGAGGAGAAGTTCGACACCGGTTATAGAAAGCCAAGAAACATCGCAGTTTGGTCAGTGGACTGGTGCACGATGGTTGAAGCCCCCACGCCATAGTACGCATAAGCAAGATAGCATACATTCTATGGCACATGGCAGTCTTCAAGTTACAGAGCCAGAAGGAGATACACCTGAACAGAAGCTTAGAATACAAACCTCtagaagaggtagcaggaagaaaccATCTGAGAATGAGCGCTACCTTGGAGTTGGCTGTCAAAGGGAAAAGGCTGCTTCCACTTCTCATGATGAGACTTCGTCAATTTCTTCATCCACGCATTCTGCTGGATCATCGGTGAGCAGAAAGGCCAGAAAGCACCTCTCTGAAAGATGGCAAATGGCCTGCCAATCCAAAGCTGAAAATCCAGTTCCTACTGATACAAGAACATTAGGTGAGATGCTTGAACTGACTGCTAGAGATGCAACGAAGGTAACCACCCAAAAGCGTTTGTCAGATTCAAATACCAATTCCAGTAATGCGCAAGAGATGCCGGCCAGCCCTCTTGGTATTAGCAGCAAAGATGGTTGGAAGACAGGGATTTACCGTGGCGATAATCCAAGAAGTGGCATATCAAGGAATTTTCCCAGGTCCAAGTCTCTCCCGACCTCATCTACCACTGTTGCAAAATTACCGGGCAGGAGGCGCTCTGCACCTAACTTGCCCATTCTGAAGGATATATTGAATACACCCACTGATGATACTGGAAATGGACTTCTCAGGAAGAGATTACCAATCAGAAAAGCCAAGCAGAATGGGCGAGTTATCGTTCATGTAGGAAAGGAAAATATGCTACCTGAGAAAGAGATTTATGTAACTTCAGAGAGAACAAGACACAGTATCTGCACTTCCGATTTACCCAGGACAAGCAACATATATGATGAGCATCCAGGTGATGTTATCTGTAATGAGGATCACACAGCAATTGATTTGGCTATTCCACATGATGATGTGCGAAATTCGAAAGGTCAGGCAGGGTGGACAGAGCAAAAGCTAGCAACACCGTTACCAGAGCCAGAAGAAGACACTGTAATTCATAATCACGATAACATAACATTGAAG GAGGTGAAAAGCCAACTAATGGAGAGTGACATTGCTGAAATTGATCACCAAACAGTAAAATCTGCTTATTCTGTAAGCGCTGAGAGTTGTGAATGCTCAAGTCCAACTGCTTCATCGCAACAAAGTTCTGGAGAAGAGGCTACTTATTCTGGAATCTTCAAAAGTGTCAATGATGGTATTCAAG GACTCAGAGCTCAACTTAAGATGCTGAAGATGGGCGACCAAGTTGATACACGCAGAGATGATTCGGATGCATACTCAAGCGATGAGTGCGATGATACAAACATTTCAGATTACCAGGTGAAGGAAGAGCAGCTACCCATATTTAAGGATGAGGAGGACAGGGACTGCACTTATGTCCAGGAGATGCTTGGCACTGCGTGTGGCTTTCCAGTCTACCCAGAGCAGTGGCAGTTCAGCTCAGATGTGTTCGTATGGCTGGAAAACAAGTACAGCAAGCTGCTCCTGTGGTCGAAATCAGACAGGAAGCTTCTTTTCGATCTCGTCAACTCAATCTTAGCTGACATGACGGCTCCCGGCAGCAGCCTGTGTTCAAAAATCATGATGAACTCCTGGCCTCAAATGGATAGGATAAAGTTAGCTGAAAATGTCTGGCAAACGGCAGTATTCATGCGAAGGAACCATCAGCCATTTGATCTGGACAGTGTCGAGCCTTTGCCCCTGGATCATCACCCTGAGCTTGAAATGTCCGGAGCAGACATTGCTGAAATGATACATGACGATGTTCTAGAAGAGCTTGTGGCCGAACTTGTGTCGCATATCGACTGA